Proteins found in one Homalodisca vitripennis isolate AUS2020 chromosome 4, UT_GWSS_2.1, whole genome shotgun sequence genomic segment:
- the LOC124359675 gene encoding uncharacterized protein LOC124359675 produces the protein MTTSSFPEWLTDDFFKTCLETDKENFDGITVTSHELESAVAPGNNYGSHIIRANVRYKKQNDDSTDHSTSLILKAPLSEDSAVAQQLGDSFKQLYLNEIKYYCEFISETYTLSKHDVVPKHYRSPIPLCLVMEDLIVSGFKMVDRHKLLDFDHCKLYTEASAKLHAFAMAVYKSNPELIEYFDMDRQSIDESYKVMIPNSLLCMATYLEDKPNYKKQYEVFKIASENDLFWIIYKEIMDACKTKSFKALIQDDPWCTNMMFRYNKAEKPVSVKIIDFQNIKLSSPFVEFVTFLSISANLEVRQTNLNDLYQIYCDSLNTNLTKLGCSERLSIEELKTEITYLHPITLFVICMLPIVLSDSVLNVEEFAGVKYTSESVKDSSFYKTFYTGSYFEMYYPQIFDVYEKQGFFDYMLGKLGK, from the coding sequence ATGACAACTTCGAGTTTTCCAGAGTGGCTAACTGACGATTTCTTCAAAACCTGTCTCGAGACCGACAAAGAAAACTTTGATGGAATTACTGTGACAAGCCATGAGCTTGAGTCTGCTGTCGCCCCTGGGAACAATTACGGAAGTCATATAATCAGGGCTAATGTCCGGTACAAGAAACAAAACGACGATTCTACTGATCATTCCACGTCACTAATATTAAAAGCGCCTCTGTCTGAAGATTCTGCTGTAGCACAACAGCTGGGAGACAGCTTCAAACAACTGTACCTCAACGAGATAAAGTACTATTGTGAGTTTATCTCTGAAACGTACACACTGAGCAAACATGACGTAGTCCCTAAACATTACAGATCCCCAATCCCACTTTGTCTGGTAATGGAAGATCTGATTGTATCAGGCTTTAAGATGGTTGATCGTCACAAGCTTCTTGATTTTGACCACTGCAAACTGTACACAGAGGCTTCAGCCAAGCTTCACGCTTTTGCGATGGCTGTTTACAAAAGTAATCCTGAATTGATCGAATATTTTGATATGGATAGACAATCAATAGATGAGAGTTATAAAGTGATGATTCCAAACAGTCTTCTTTGTATGGCTACGTATTTGGAAGACAAGCCtaactataaaaaacaatatgaGGTTTTTAAAATAGCAAGTGAGAATGATctattttggattatttataaagaaataatggaCGCTTGTAAAACAAAATCGTTCAAAGCATTAATCCAAGATGATCCTTGGTGCACAAACATGATGTTTAGATACAACAAGGCAGAAAAACCTGTGTCggtaaaaattattgatttccaAAACATTAAACTGAGTTCTCCATTCGTTGAGTTTGTTACGTTCTTATCAATTTCAGCCAACCTGGAAGTGCGTCAGACCAATTTGAACGATCTGTACCAAATCTACTGTGATTCGCTAAATACAAATCTTACAAAACTTGGCTGCTCTGAAAGGTTGTCCATAGAAGAGTTGAAAACAGAGATAACTTACCTGCATCCgattacattatttgttatttgtatgttGCCTATAGTGTTGAGCGATTCCGTTCTCAACGTAGAAGAATTTGCAGGTGTGAAATATACATCTGAATCTGTTAAAGATAGTTCCTTCTACAAGACCTTTTATACAGGCTCGTATTTTGAAATGTACTATCCTCAAATTTTTGATGTATATGAAAAACAAGGATTTTTTGATTATATGTTGGGAAAATTAGGGAAATAA